A section of the Methanosarcina mazei S-6 genome encodes:
- a CDS encoding peptidylprolyl isomerase gives MAIQKGDFIKLNYTGRFEDGRVFDTTDEELAKKEEIFNPRGLYGGDVVIVGAGHTIEGLDEDLEGKEAGYSGTVSIPPEKAFGPTDAKLIETVSITKLPDRNVHPGMPVEIDGRRGVVSRVIGRRVTIDFNSPLAGKTVTYEYTIEKLLEEDVEKVQGLLALYTGIRDMEVEIADDAAKINVPTGLTFNQRWLMAKNRVASELFKYAGLKEIQFIEKLTAEAEVPAPAEPEVEAEPASEEEPSESQE, from the coding sequence ATGGCAATCCAGAAAGGCGATTTCATAAAGTTAAACTACACAGGTAGGTTTGAAGACGGCAGAGTTTTCGATACAACAGACGAAGAGCTTGCCAAAAAGGAAGAGATTTTTAACCCCCGCGGACTTTACGGCGGAGATGTCGTTATTGTCGGGGCAGGCCACACCATTGAGGGACTTGACGAGGACCTTGAAGGAAAGGAAGCCGGTTACTCCGGTACAGTATCAATTCCGCCCGAAAAGGCATTTGGTCCTACCGATGCCAAGCTAATTGAGACCGTTTCCATAACAAAACTCCCGGACAGAAATGTTCATCCGGGCATGCCTGTGGAAATTGACGGCAGGCGAGGAGTCGTCAGCAGAGTAATCGGCCGCAGAGTCACTATAGACTTTAACAGCCCTCTTGCAGGTAAGACCGTTACCTACGAGTACACCATTGAAAAGCTCCTTGAAGAGGATGTGGAAAAAGTACAGGGACTTCTTGCCCTCTACACCGGTATTCGCGACATGGAAGTCGAGATAGCTGATGATGCCGCAAAGATCAATGTGCCCACTGGCCTGACCTTCAACCAACGCTGGCTCATGGCAAAGAACAGGGTGGCATCAGAGCTCTTCAAGTACGCCGGTCTTAAAGAGATCCAGTTTATTGAAAAACTCACAGCAGAAGCCGAAGTCCCTGCACCCGCAGAGCCTGAAGTTGAAGCTGAACCTGCCTCTGAAGAAGAACCTTCGGAATCCCAGGAATAA
- a CDS encoding alanine/glycine:cation symporter family protein: MELMDTGLLETLTEIDEFVWGPPLLILLVGTGVFLTWRLGLIQVFRLPLALRYVLNSRKAEIGVQGDVSSFAALSTALSATIGTGNIVGVATAIKVGGPGALFWMFLAAFFGMATMYSESLLAVKYRTVDANGQMSGGPMYYIKNGLEHKKYSRVLAPLFAFFGVNVALFGIGTFPQVNAIVDSARIAFNIPEVLSALAISLFVAFVTLGGIRRIAAVAQLVVPFMAMAYVLGCLVIITLNLEKIPETFALIVSSAFTGTAARGGFLGAGVMLAVRMGIARGIFSNESGLGSAPIAAAAAKVKEPAKQGLISMTGTFFDTIVVCLMTGTVLIMTDSWTEDLSGVYMTSYAFSTSLAETGSYIVTVGLMFFAFTTILGWNYYGERCTEFLFGVKGILPYKIIYILIVSSGAFLTLDVIWVLADIVNGLMTIPNLIALLALRKVIAAETEQYFEKLKLKGPEPEN; the protein is encoded by the coding sequence ATGGAACTGATGGATACTGGCTTACTTGAGACCCTTACAGAGATAGACGAATTTGTATGGGGTCCTCCTCTCCTTATTTTACTTGTTGGTACAGGAGTTTTCCTTACATGGCGCCTTGGATTGATTCAGGTTTTCAGGCTGCCTCTTGCACTCAGGTACGTCCTGAACTCGCGGAAAGCTGAAATCGGGGTTCAGGGAGATGTATCGAGTTTTGCCGCGCTCAGCACCGCGCTTTCCGCAACAATAGGGACAGGAAATATAGTTGGGGTTGCAACCGCTATAAAAGTGGGGGGTCCGGGGGCTCTTTTCTGGATGTTTCTTGCGGCTTTTTTCGGGATGGCGACCATGTACTCCGAGTCTCTTCTGGCGGTCAAATACAGGACTGTGGACGCAAACGGGCAGATGTCAGGAGGTCCCATGTATTATATCAAAAACGGGCTTGAGCACAAAAAATACAGCAGGGTTCTTGCCCCTCTTTTTGCTTTTTTCGGGGTAAACGTGGCGCTTTTCGGGATAGGAACTTTTCCACAGGTCAATGCTATTGTTGACTCTGCAAGAATCGCATTTAATATTCCCGAAGTCCTGAGTGCACTTGCCATAAGCCTGTTTGTAGCTTTTGTAACCCTTGGGGGGATCAGGAGGATTGCGGCTGTTGCCCAGCTTGTGGTTCCTTTTATGGCAATGGCTTACGTGCTGGGCTGCCTTGTGATTATCACTCTGAACCTTGAAAAAATCCCCGAAACCTTTGCCCTGATAGTAAGTTCGGCTTTTACAGGGACTGCAGCGAGGGGTGGCTTTCTTGGGGCGGGCGTGATGCTTGCAGTCAGGATGGGAATAGCAAGAGGTATCTTTTCAAATGAATCCGGTCTCGGGAGCGCTCCCATAGCAGCTGCAGCCGCAAAAGTAAAGGAACCGGCAAAGCAGGGCCTTATTTCCATGACAGGGACTTTCTTCGACACCATTGTTGTCTGCCTGATGACTGGAACAGTGCTTATCATGACAGATTCCTGGACAGAGGACCTCTCAGGGGTGTACATGACAAGCTATGCCTTTTCAACATCACTTGCGGAAACAGGGAGCTATATCGTTACAGTCGGGCTCATGTTCTTTGCCTTTACAACAATTCTGGGGTGGAATTATTACGGGGAACGCTGTACGGAATTCCTCTTCGGCGTAAAAGGGATTCTTCCATACAAAATAATCTATATTCTTATCGTTTCCTCAGGTGCCTTCCTCACGCTTGACGTTATCTGGGTTCTGGCAGATATCGTAAACGGACTGATGACAATTCCAAATCTGATAGCTCTCCTCGCGCTCAGGAAGGTTATCGCGGCAGAGACAGAACAGTATTTCGAAAAACTGAAGTTGAAAGGTCCAGAGCCGGAAAATTGA
- a CDS encoding ACT domain-containing protein, whose protein sequence is MSVKKEPLMEEKKPTLIVLKGRFNILRLEKDSKMPSEVFESDFFSITRTPDELSVVFRESSVQSSIPSGIRAERGWSCLKVEGPLDFSLTGILAGISSALAEKRISIFTISTYDTDYILVKETDLERTSEALANEGYKIRSP, encoded by the coding sequence ATGTCAGTAAAAAAGGAGCCCCTTATGGAAGAAAAAAAGCCCACATTAATTGTTCTTAAAGGCAGGTTTAACATTTTAAGGCTGGAAAAAGACTCTAAAATGCCTTCAGAAGTATTTGAGAGCGATTTCTTTTCAATTACGCGAACTCCCGACGAACTCTCAGTCGTCTTCCGGGAAAGCAGTGTTCAGTCAAGCATTCCTTCCGGCATCCGGGCTGAAAGAGGCTGGAGCTGCCTGAAAGTTGAGGGCCCCCTTGACTTCTCGCTTACAGGAATTCTTGCAGGAATCAGCAGTGCACTGGCTGAAAAAAGAATCAGCATATTTACTATTTCAACTTACGATACCGATTATATCCTGGTAAAGGAAACAGACCTGGAGCGTACATCAGAAGCCCTTGCAAATGAGGGCTATAAAATAAGAAGTCCCTGA
- a CDS encoding DUF7502 family protein — protein MVRDYMLVVPLLDKFKSYLTWSYRTLGFFQTAGKFVFLFLLMILFNIYELAYYIPGMEKLSTSQTCLGIYWFNLGLMASGALLLTLLISLVYRLFGKGNRFNLINLLETSFPDLRTRLSTAYDNSQNINIVTKKLLEDVHVQLSGIRIRSIVPKKQIFRSCLVFLLVSGLATFCIYEGFSFNISPGKLIDDFWDNLHNMNARAAYEDDEKVVPDSRYKIEAVIIKNGEQVEMKINPTLGLGFTSQIDADTEQKFNASSDSFNENFRYSQTYSENLPEEYEPLIKQYFEELSSR, from the coding sequence GTGGTTCGAGATTATATGCTTGTAGTGCCTCTTCTGGATAAATTTAAAAGCTACTTGACCTGGTCTTACCGTACGCTCGGGTTTTTTCAAACAGCCGGAAAATTTGTGTTCTTATTCCTGCTGATGATTTTATTCAATATCTACGAACTCGCTTACTATATACCGGGCATGGAAAAACTGAGCACGTCTCAGACCTGCCTGGGCATTTACTGGTTTAATCTCGGTTTGATGGCTTCAGGGGCGCTCCTGCTTACTCTTCTTATCAGTCTGGTTTACAGGTTATTTGGCAAAGGAAACAGGTTTAACCTGATAAATCTGCTTGAAACCAGTTTTCCCGATCTCAGGACAAGACTGAGTACGGCATACGATAACAGCCAGAATATCAACATAGTTACAAAGAAACTGCTTGAGGATGTACACGTCCAGCTTTCAGGCATCAGGATAAGAAGTATAGTCCCGAAAAAGCAGATTTTCAGGTCGTGTCTGGTGTTTCTTCTGGTTTCGGGACTTGCCACTTTCTGTATCTATGAAGGTTTCAGCTTCAATATCTCTCCTGGCAAATTGATCGATGATTTCTGGGATAATCTTCACAATATGAACGCCAGAGCGGCTTATGAAGATGATGAAAAAGTCGTCCCGGATTCCAGGTATAAAATAGAGGCTGTCATCATAAAGAATGGTGAACAGGTTGAAATGAAAATCAACCCCACCCTGGGGCTTGGGTTCACAAGCCAGATCGACGCGGATACGGAACAAAAATTCAACGCTAGTTCAGACAGTTTTAATGAAAATTTCAGGTACAGCCAGACTTATTCCGAAAACCTGCCCGAAGAGTACGAGCCCCTGATTAAACAGTATTTTGAGGAGCTTTCATCCAGATAA
- a CDS encoding GNAT family N-acetyltransferase translates to MLRDIIGPHLIKKWKNTRKENIVSVDETMLPEVLRIQAEAFDGKNQESLIKYSRKLSKIFYVIKSQDKIAGYCAYYLKPEFSLKGLKKKSVIYSIAIGKKFQGKGYGRKLLEESIKEMKLNGICSVLLYVNVENTPAIKLYEKMGFEIVQKTEDICGQSEKCFVMELKLVC, encoded by the coding sequence GTGCTGCGCGACATTATCGGGCCCCATCTTATCAAAAAATGGAAAAACACCAGAAAGGAAAATATCGTGTCTGTAGATGAAACAATGCTTCCGGAGGTTCTCAGGATTCAGGCAGAAGCATTTGACGGTAAGAATCAGGAAAGTCTTATAAAATACTCCAGAAAGTTGAGTAAGATCTTCTACGTGATTAAGAGTCAGGACAAAATTGCAGGTTACTGCGCATACTATCTAAAACCGGAATTTTCTTTAAAAGGACTGAAAAAAAAATCCGTAATTTATTCAATTGCAATCGGCAAAAAATTCCAGGGTAAAGGATACGGAAGAAAACTTCTGGAAGAAAGCATAAAGGAAATGAAGCTTAATGGAATATGCTCTGTCTTGCTGTATGTAAATGTAGAGAATACTCCCGCTATAAAATTATATGAAAAAATGGGTTTTGAGATTGTCCAGAAAACCGAAGATATATGCGGTCAGAGTGAAAAATGCTTTGTTATGGAACTGAAACTTGTTTGCTGA
- a CDS encoding COG1361 S-layer family protein produces the protein MKFTFSGKDPGISKAGNKGFHFVTVMLLIFILLTSPASAAVISGDTHLRVEVGEITPNPARPGEDLLIKINIENTGDKPAEDVIIGIEEIAPFTFKYSTSGVYGSGTNTERNFHIEQIRQRSKIELNFHFNVDSGARSGVHQLEFTIKDGDETSFSRRIPIRVEGNPDLVLVGTEIFPVNGENSSSGALVPGEEFYLRTEVKNAGNGNAKNVRIMLDLNSSLPMVPLQDNVFFIENLSAGSSENLSFKLLLGSNAGVQPYRIPLRITASNEAETLQINKSQEIGVNVLNRAKINIASLKFDPEMPERGQKVSMILRLENVGEGEARFVKARLEGLKGSGSTDAFLGRLNKDDDAPAVFTFIPEKSGEQNVTLLVEYEDDFGEHRLNEDLTFNVVRKGDSAVPLILAAVLVLAVALYYLKKKGKL, from the coding sequence ATGAAGTTTACCTTTTCAGGAAAAGACCCGGGGATTTCGAAGGCGGGAAATAAAGGATTCCATTTTGTAACTGTAATGCTATTGATATTTATCCTCCTGACATCTCCGGCATCCGCGGCTGTAATCTCCGGAGACACCCACCTCAGGGTTGAAGTTGGAGAAATTACCCCAAATCCGGCAAGACCCGGAGAAGACCTGCTCATAAAAATCAATATTGAAAATACCGGAGACAAGCCTGCTGAAGATGTAATAATAGGGATTGAAGAAATTGCCCCTTTCACCTTCAAATACAGCACCTCAGGTGTTTACGGTTCCGGGACAAACACAGAACGTAATTTTCACATTGAACAGATAAGGCAGCGGTCGAAGATCGAATTGAATTTCCATTTCAATGTTGACTCCGGAGCCAGGTCCGGTGTTCACCAGCTTGAATTTACTATCAAAGATGGGGATGAAACAAGTTTTTCAAGAAGAATTCCCATCCGTGTGGAAGGAAACCCTGACCTTGTGCTTGTAGGCACGGAAATCTTTCCCGTAAACGGGGAAAATTCCTCTTCCGGAGCCCTTGTACCCGGGGAAGAATTCTACCTCAGGACTGAAGTTAAAAATGCAGGGAACGGGAATGCAAAAAATGTCCGAATAATGCTGGACCTCAACAGCTCTTTACCAATGGTCCCTCTGCAGGATAATGTTTTTTTCATTGAAAACCTGAGTGCCGGAAGTTCAGAAAACCTGTCGTTCAAGCTCCTCCTGGGGAGCAATGCAGGCGTGCAGCCATACAGGATCCCTCTACGCATAACCGCCTCAAACGAAGCTGAAACCCTTCAGATCAATAAATCTCAGGAAATAGGGGTAAATGTGCTGAATAGGGCAAAAATTAATATTGCAAGCCTTAAATTCGACCCTGAAATGCCCGAAAGAGGGCAAAAAGTTTCCATGATCCTCAGGCTTGAAAACGTTGGGGAAGGAGAAGCCCGTTTTGTAAAAGCCAGGCTCGAAGGGCTTAAAGGAAGCGGCAGCACAGATGCTTTTCTCGGAAGGCTTAATAAGGACGATGACGCCCCTGCAGTTTTTACCTTTATTCCTGAAAAGTCCGGAGAACAGAATGTTACCCTGCTTGTTGAATATGAGGACGATTTCGGAGAACACCGGCTCAACGAGGATCTGACATTTAACGTCGTCAGAAAGGGCGACAGTGCTGTTCCGCTTATACTGGCTGCAGTTCTGGTTCTTGCAGTTGCGCTCTATTACCTGAAGAAGAAAGGTAAACTCTAA
- a CDS encoding AAA family ATPase, with translation MQQLQEIQLEDSELNLKPAYEKAPQIFEVIFREIGNSIVGQKEMIRQILIAMLCEGHVLVESNPGLGKTLTISTISQIMSMRFSRIQCTPDLMPADITGTDIIEEDERGSKHFKFKQGPVFANIVLADEINRASPKTQSALLEAMQEKQVTVANTTYTLDKPFFILATQNPIEMEGTYALPEAQLDRFLMKIRLDYPDPDEEFEIVNRYAEAFRPSVRKCIEKQTFIELQQITRRIPISNKLKKYAIDIVNQTRKMPDMIEAGASPRASIALILCAKANAFIDGRGYVDKGDIDAMALPVLRHRVILSFDAARNNITSDKIIQKILEDRKTII, from the coding sequence ATGCAACAATTACAGGAAATCCAGCTTGAAGATTCTGAACTTAATTTAAAACCCGCTTATGAAAAAGCCCCCCAGATTTTTGAAGTTATTTTCAGAGAGATAGGCAATTCAATTGTCGGTCAGAAAGAAATGATCCGGCAGATCCTGATAGCAATGCTGTGTGAAGGGCACGTCCTTGTAGAAAGCAATCCCGGGCTTGGCAAAACCCTCACAATCTCCACTATTTCCCAGATCATGAGCATGAGGTTCAGCAGGATCCAGTGTACTCCTGACCTTATGCCCGCAGACATCACAGGAACGGATATTATAGAAGAAGATGAAAGAGGGTCAAAACACTTTAAATTCAAGCAGGGCCCTGTTTTTGCAAACATCGTGCTTGCGGATGAAATAAACCGTGCCTCTCCCAAAACACAGTCTGCACTTCTCGAAGCCATGCAGGAAAAACAGGTCACTGTGGCAAATACCACGTACACACTTGACAAACCTTTCTTTATTCTTGCTACCCAGAACCCCATAGAAATGGAAGGGACTTATGCCCTGCCCGAAGCCCAGCTTGACAGGTTTCTTATGAAGATACGCCTGGATTATCCTGATCCCGATGAAGAGTTCGAGATTGTGAACCGTTATGCAGAAGCTTTCAGGCCATCTGTAAGAAAATGCATAGAAAAACAGACCTTTATCGAACTTCAGCAGATAACCCGCAGGATTCCTATTTCCAATAAACTCAAAAAATATGCAATTGACATCGTGAACCAGACACGAAAGATGCCTGACATGATAGAAGCAGGCGCATCCCCTCGCGCTTCAATTGCTCTGATCCTCTGTGCAAAAGCAAACGCGTTTATCGACGGCAGAGGGTATGTTGATAAAGGAGACATTGACGCCATGGCGCTTCCTGTCCTCCGTCACAGGGTGATTCTATCTTTTGATGCTGCAAGAAACAACATCACGAGTGATAAAATTATACAGAAAATCCTGGAGGACAGAAAAACAATTATCTGA
- a CDS encoding ABC transporter permease, producing MLEKAKVSFFLASRSITRGNKGITIFTVFVLTLIFVQLVLFSSMLAGVTLKFNELMVNFQTGNVVIEPEEEERYIEDASALQKKIESLPEVVGTSARLKTTGNFRYKEKEIGGTVYGIDPEDEAFVTGVEGAVISGEFLSRPDSGEVILGREVSGGFDALMESRSLGGVEVGDTVELTVSGRTREFRVKGIYTTLYFMADAGAYISRADMEDMLDIEGRDFAQEIAVKTTAGTDEYEIRNELLSLGIRENIRTWHEFAGILRLIENTLGLVRNIMNAIGLLIAFVIIFVVIYVNIVNKKRQIGVQKAIGIEQNVIVTSFVLQAMLYAGIGVILGYAFVRFGLVPYTVSNPVQIPLGAMSLRLDDAEAINRAVLLFLASIIGSVIPAYKLAQKDLLDLIWGK from the coding sequence ATGCTTGAAAAGGCTAAAGTCTCCTTTTTTCTTGCCAGCCGTTCAATTACGCGAGGCAATAAAGGAATTACAATCTTTACCGTCTTCGTCCTGACCCTGATATTTGTTCAGCTGGTGCTTTTCTCAAGTATGCTGGCAGGAGTTACGCTCAAGTTCAACGAACTCATGGTAAACTTCCAGACGGGTAATGTCGTAATAGAGCCAGAGGAGGAGGAACGCTATATAGAGGATGCATCAGCCCTACAGAAGAAAATAGAGAGCCTTCCAGAAGTTGTGGGGACTTCTGCCCGCCTTAAAACCACCGGAAACTTCCGTTATAAAGAAAAGGAAATTGGAGGTACGGTTTACGGGATTGACCCTGAGGATGAAGCCTTTGTGACAGGTGTTGAGGGTGCCGTAATAAGCGGGGAATTCCTTAGCAGGCCTGATAGCGGAGAGGTTATTCTGGGCAGGGAGGTCTCAGGAGGTTTTGATGCCCTGATGGAATCCAGGTCCCTGGGAGGTGTTGAGGTAGGAGACACTGTTGAACTCACAGTCAGCGGCAGGACGCGGGAATTCAGGGTAAAAGGAATCTATACAACTCTTTATTTCATGGCTGATGCAGGGGCATACATTAGCCGCGCAGATATGGAAGATATGCTGGATATAGAAGGCAGAGATTTTGCCCAGGAAATTGCTGTAAAAACTACCGCAGGCACGGACGAGTACGAGATCAGAAATGAACTCCTTTCCCTTGGGATAAGGGAAAATATTCGCACCTGGCATGAGTTTGCAGGTATCCTCCGCCTGATTGAAAACACTCTTGGCCTTGTAAGGAATATTATGAACGCAATAGGGCTTTTGATAGCTTTTGTGATCATTTTTGTAGTTATTTACGTTAACATAGTTAATAAAAAGAGGCAGATTGGGGTCCAGAAAGCAATAGGGATAGAGCAGAATGTGATTGTGACCTCCTTTGTTCTTCAGGCAATGCTTTATGCCGGTATAGGAGTCATACTTGGCTATGCTTTTGTACGTTTTGGACTGGTGCCTTATACTGTTTCAAATCCTGTCCAGATTCCTCTTGGTGCTATGAGTCTCAGGCTTGATGATGCCGAAGCTATAAACCGGGCAGTTCTTCTTTTCCTTGCCTCAATAATAGGCTCTGTTATTCCTGCTTATAAACTGGCTCAGAAAGACCTTCTTGACCTTATCTGGGGTAAGTAA
- a CDS encoding calcium/sodium antiporter — MYLIDILILVGGLLLLVKGADLFVTSSSWIAKRFGVSEFIIGLTLVSIGTSVPELASSLTASFEQASGIVIGNVLGSNIANIGLIVSTAALLSNVKTEELMLRRDGYIMLFSVFLFLLFVVDFRISRFEAFIFLLLYFVYILFLLDKVKKHDEDIYFKDFITYFITFEYISDLKTLFKIGVREKTDENSINVAIKEGYEVTEGKDEKRGKKGEDILSENKTLSGIKDGHEAEIVYETESLSESSFLKEFTKLIASGIAIIIGAKYFIDKSIFFALLLEVPETIIGISLVAVGTSLPELMVTVSAARNGYASIALGNVIGSNITNTLLILGCTGLVQPLMVTGTAVYYITPFMLVFSLLLLLFIRTGWRIKRHEGLILFLLYSGFMVFIFRLG; from the coding sequence GTGTACCTAATTGACATCCTTATTCTTGTAGGCGGGCTACTGCTGCTTGTAAAAGGGGCAGATCTTTTTGTGACGTCCTCATCCTGGATTGCCAAAAGGTTCGGAGTCTCTGAGTTTATAATAGGGTTAACTCTTGTTTCGATAGGGACCTCCGTTCCCGAACTTGCCTCATCCCTTACCGCTTCCTTCGAACAGGCGAGCGGGATAGTTATAGGCAATGTACTCGGGTCAAATATAGCAAACATAGGACTCATAGTGAGCACGGCTGCCCTTCTTTCCAATGTAAAGACTGAAGAGTTAATGCTTAGAAGAGACGGCTATATAATGTTATTTTCAGTCTTTCTTTTTTTACTCTTTGTTGTGGATTTCAGGATTTCAAGGTTTGAAGCATTTATTTTTCTCCTGCTATACTTTGTTTATATCCTTTTCCTGCTTGACAAGGTAAAAAAGCACGATGAGGACATATACTTTAAAGATTTCATAACTTATTTTATAACTTTTGAGTATATTTCCGATCTGAAAACACTTTTTAAAATAGGTGTCAGAGAAAAAACAGATGAAAACAGCATAAATGTAGCCATTAAAGAGGGCTATGAAGTAACTGAAGGAAAAGATGAAAAGAGAGGCAAAAAGGGCGAGGATATCCTATCCGAAAATAAAACTCTCTCCGGTATTAAAGATGGACACGAAGCTGAGATTGTATATGAAACGGAAAGCCTTTCTGAAAGCAGCTTTTTAAAAGAGTTTACAAAACTGATCGCAAGCGGAATTGCCATAATAATCGGGGCAAAATACTTCATAGATAAGTCAATTTTTTTCGCTCTTCTTCTGGAAGTCCCTGAGACTATTATCGGTATAAGCCTTGTTGCAGTCGGGACTTCCCTGCCTGAGCTTATGGTAACAGTTTCTGCAGCCCGCAATGGTTATGCCAGCATAGCTCTCGGAAACGTTATAGGGTCAAATATTACGAACACCCTTTTAATCCTTGGATGTACCGGGCTTGTCCAGCCTCTCATGGTAACCGGAACAGCCGTGTATTATATCACCCCTTTTATGCTGGTTTTCAGCCTGCTGCTGCTCCTGTTTATTCGGACGGGCTGGAGAATCAAAAGGCATGAAGGGCTTATCCTTTTCCTTCTTTACTCCGGATTCATGGTTTTTATCTTCCGCCTCGGATAA
- a CDS encoding GNAT family N-acetyltransferase — protein MLSEILRIQAEGFEYGRQGEILKYSKKFRKIFYVIKSQDRIIGYCIYYLRPDFSVTGLEKRSVIYSIAIDREFRNRGFGRKLLEESIKEMVTIQVALTRLHIFPRSEEKLDIK, from the coding sequence ATGCTTTCAGAAATTCTTAGAATTCAGGCAGAAGGATTTGAATATGGAAGACAGGGAGAAATTTTAAAATATTCAAAGAAATTTAGAAAAATATTCTATGTAATTAAAAGCCAGGACAGGATAATAGGTTATTGCATATATTACCTGAGACCGGATTTTTCGGTTACGGGACTGGAGAAAAGATCCGTAATCTATTCCATTGCGATTGATAGGGAATTCAGAAACAGGGGGTTTGGAAGAAAGCTTCTGGAAGAAAGTATAAAGGAAATGGTAACTATTCAGGTAGCCTTAACGAGGCTACACATTTTTCCTCGTTCCGAGGAAAAATTGGATATAAAATGA
- a CDS encoding GNAT family N-acetyltransferase — protein sequence MKMNSVSAICLYVNINNLPAIKLYEKIGFSIIKEIKDICGQKERCYKMELKLA from the coding sequence ATGAAGATGAACAGTGTATCAGCTATCTGCCTGTATGTGAATATAAATAACCTCCCTGCTATAAAATTGTATGAAAAAATAGGCTTTTCGATAATTAAAGAAATAAAAGACATATGCGGGCAAAAAGAAAGATGCTATAAAATGGAACTGAAACTCGCTTGA
- a CDS encoding ABC transporter ATP-binding protein — translation MVNEMKNEVKNEMKSEITGESKIVTNTTEPEIEVKTATEETGDIIIEGTDIVRTFKMGEVQVRALRGVSVKIRRGEFVAIMGPSGSGKTTLLNQLGLLDTPNSGKVIIDEIDTSRMSDKEKGKFRLHNLGYVFQDYALLPELDASENVYISLMMQGKTKEEYEAAAAEILKAVGLGDRLHQLPSKMSGGQQQRVSIARALAHNPRVLFADEPCANLDSQTSKEVLDLFKKFNKEKGQTIVMVTHEEWHAAYADRVIRLRDGVNIE, via the coding sequence ATGGTAAATGAAATGAAAAATGAAGTGAAAAATGAAATGAAGAGCGAAATCACAGGCGAGTCCAAAATAGTGACAAATACAACCGAGCCCGAGATTGAAGTAAAAACAGCCACTGAAGAAACTGGGGACATAATTATTGAAGGAACGGATATAGTCCGCACTTTCAAAATGGGAGAGGTGCAGGTCAGAGCTCTTAGAGGCGTAAGTGTAAAAATCCGGCGCGGAGAATTTGTTGCGATTATGGGCCCAAGCGGTTCCGGGAAAACAACTCTTTTAAATCAGCTTGGTCTTCTTGATACCCCTAATTCCGGGAAAGTCATTATAGATGAAATAGACACTTCTCGCATGTCTGATAAAGAAAAAGGCAAATTCCGCCTTCACAATCTGGGTTACGTTTTTCAGGACTATGCTCTCCTTCCGGAACTTGATGCTTCGGAAAATGTTTATATCTCCCTTATGATGCAGGGTAAAACAAAAGAAGAGTATGAAGCTGCTGCCGCTGAAATACTTAAAGCAGTCGGGCTCGGCGACCGCCTGCACCAGCTTCCCTCCAAAATGAGCGGCGGTCAGCAGCAGAGGGTTTCAATCGCCCGCGCCCTTGCCCATAACCCAAGAGTCCTTTTTGCAGACGAGCCCTGTGCCAATCTGGATTCTCAAACATCAAAGGAAGTTCTGGATCTTTTCAAGAAGTTTAACAAAGAGAAGGGTCAGACAATAGTTATGGTCACACATGAAGAATGGCACGCTGCATATGCTGATAGGGTGATAAGGTTAAGGGATGGAGTTAATATTGAGTGA
- the nikR gene encoding nickel-responsive transcriptional regulator NikR translates to MGKKLMRIGISLPGELLDKFDKTLMKRGYSSRSEGIRDAIRTYNQHYEWMKQIRGSRYATISIVYDCSKKGVTSTLAEIQHEYVDMISSSVHFHMEEDLCFEVIILRGEGEQIVDLAQRILSIKGVKHLRLTTVPEEKNE, encoded by the coding sequence ATGGGTAAAAAACTTATGAGAATAGGAATTTCTCTCCCTGGGGAGCTTCTGGACAAATTTGATAAAACACTTATGAAGAGGGGATACTCTTCTCGTTCGGAAGGGATAAGGGATGCAATAAGGACTTACAACCAGCACTATGAATGGATGAAGCAGATTAGAGGCTCTAGATACGCAACAATCTCGATTGTATACGATTGCTCAAAAAAAGGCGTAACAAGTACCCTGGCAGAGATACAGCATGAATACGTGGATATGATAAGCTCTTCTGTGCATTTCCATATGGAGGAAGATCTCTGTTTTGAGGTTATAATCCTGAGGGGAGAAGGAGAGCAAATAGTAGATCTTGCCCAGAGAATCCTCAGTATAAAAGGAGTTAAGCATTTAAGACTGACAACCGTGCCTGAAGAGAAAAATGAATAA